The Streptomonospora litoralis genome window below encodes:
- a CDS encoding sensor histidine kinase — protein sequence MALIGESADKQRSGDGAGTSAERVIPPRLAWTITAAVFGGQCLASLGQVLVRYPDLLPRAVAAICMASLFTLQMLHCGWAVRPDLFRRTRATLAVQLVLAFAPLGFYGSTWIAMPAFFAGSALLVLPGPLGWAAFAGALAAITAVQGVLTSDPTVSFYTAVATTNLSLAVYGVSYLHTAVERMRSAQDRLASAAVARERLQFSRELHDLLGHSISEIIIRAELAHRLMPHHHDRAQAELNEILNIGRQALSDTRSFCYDYRDLSLDEECRSVRTALSSAGVALDLHTDHRDIPTQAGTLVATLLREGATHVLRHSTARNCTITVEQGAGTVTAEIVNDGAGKTPSGGKAPLAEGLQSLAERASRLGGTMTAQYLPGRRFRLRLVLPTAKRSRAPLNMRRTPSELGL from the coding sequence GTGGCCCTGATCGGTGAGTCCGCGGACAAGCAGCGGAGCGGTGACGGCGCGGGGACCTCCGCCGAACGGGTCATCCCGCCGCGGCTCGCCTGGACCATCACCGCGGCCGTGTTCGGCGGCCAGTGCCTGGCGTCCTTGGGCCAAGTGCTCGTTCGATACCCCGATCTGCTGCCCCGCGCCGTCGCCGCGATTTGCATGGCATCCCTGTTCACTCTGCAAATGCTGCACTGCGGGTGGGCCGTCCGTCCGGACCTATTCCGCCGGACCCGTGCGACGTTGGCCGTCCAACTGGTGCTGGCTTTCGCCCCGCTCGGCTTCTACGGCTCCACCTGGATCGCCATGCCCGCCTTCTTCGCCGGCAGCGCCCTGCTGGTGCTGCCCGGGCCGCTGGGCTGGGCCGCCTTCGCCGGCGCCCTCGCCGCCATCACAGCGGTGCAGGGCGTACTCACCAGCGACCCGACCGTGTCCTTCTACACCGCGGTTGCCACGACCAACCTGAGCCTGGCCGTCTACGGAGTCTCCTACCTACACACCGCAGTGGAGCGGATGCGATCGGCGCAAGACCGCCTGGCCTCCGCCGCGGTCGCCCGAGAGCGTTTGCAGTTCTCCCGCGAGCTGCACGACCTGCTCGGCCACAGCATCTCGGAGATCATCATCAGGGCCGAGCTGGCCCATCGCCTGATGCCGCACCACCACGATCGTGCCCAGGCAGAACTGAACGAGATTCTGAACATCGGCCGGCAGGCGCTCTCCGACACCCGCTCCTTCTGCTACGACTACCGGGACCTCTCGCTCGATGAGGAGTGCCGCTCGGTGCGCACCGCTCTCTCCTCCGCCGGTGTGGCGCTGGACCTGCACACCGACCACCGGGACATACCGACGCAGGCGGGCACCTTGGTGGCGACGCTTCTGCGCGAGGGCGCCACCCACGTGCTGCGCCACAGCACGGCCAGGAACTGCACGATCACCGTTGAGCAGGGGGCGGGCACGGTCACCGCCGAGATCGTCAACGATGGGGCGGGCAAGACGCCGTCCGGGGGGAAGGCGCCACTCGCCGAGGGGCTGCAGAGCCTGGCCGAGCGCGCTTCCCGGCTCGGCGGCACGATGACGGCCCAATACCTGCCCGGCCGTCGCTTCCGGCTCCGGCTGGTACTCCCCACGGCGAAGCGCTCACGGGCGCCTCTGAACATGCGAAGGACACCTTCTGAGCTCGGACTATAA
- a CDS encoding MFS transporter → MAREHTRPFLGPRIVAVAFASLTGAFGLNLAYGQFFAPLTRQFGWGLDVLSGTVAVNMIVWGLMQPVMGRLIDVFGPRTVMTANAALMGVSFVLLAGVQQVWQFVLLAGVAAAIGFAGCSSMPASVLVARWHVRGRPQALARSSMGINAGQLLLLPLAGVLIAGPGWRAAFPVLGAVMLALVAPVIWFGSRDHPADVGQRPDGAPAAAAPPAAGARMGQALADGQFWLTSLSFAGCGYSLYMFTTHMPKFAVELGGSASVGGWLMALVAVCSAASMWASGQWAARRWGKRRPLIALHLVRAAGFAVLALADSIPLLVLGVVLFGVSSFPVIPLTTGVIADRFGAGAMGGILGSAWLLHQLAAGAGVFLGGLLRQATDSYAASFASGAVVLLVAAVLAATIREGRAADPAEAPTPAAKT, encoded by the coding sequence ATGGCACGGGAGCACACACGACCGTTCCTCGGGCCGCGCATCGTTGCGGTCGCCTTCGCTTCTCTGACCGGCGCTTTCGGACTGAACCTGGCCTACGGCCAGTTCTTCGCCCCTCTGACGCGGCAGTTCGGCTGGGGCCTCGACGTGCTCAGCGGCACCGTCGCGGTCAACATGATCGTGTGGGGTCTGATGCAGCCGGTGATGGGGCGCCTCATCGACGTGTTCGGCCCCCGCACGGTGATGACGGCCAACGCGGCGCTGATGGGCGTCTCGTTCGTCCTGCTGGCCGGGGTCCAGCAGGTGTGGCAGTTCGTTCTCCTGGCCGGCGTAGCCGCGGCCATCGGCTTCGCCGGGTGCAGCTCGATGCCCGCGTCGGTGCTGGTCGCCCGCTGGCACGTGCGCGGGCGCCCGCAGGCGCTGGCGCGCAGCTCGATGGGGATCAACGCGGGCCAGCTCCTGCTGCTCCCCCTCGCCGGCGTACTGATCGCCGGGCCCGGGTGGCGCGCGGCTTTCCCGGTCCTGGGCGCTGTGATGCTCGCCCTGGTCGCTCCGGTCATCTGGTTCGGCTCCCGCGACCATCCCGCTGACGTCGGGCAGCGGCCCGACGGGGCGCCGGCCGCGGCGGCGCCTCCGGCCGCGGGCGCCCGCATGGGCCAGGCACTGGCGGACGGGCAGTTCTGGCTGACCAGCCTGAGCTTCGCCGGCTGCGGTTACTCGCTGTACATGTTCACTACCCACATGCCCAAGTTCGCCGTGGAGCTGGGCGGATCGGCTTCGGTCGGCGGATGGCTGATGGCGCTGGTCGCGGTATGCAGTGCGGCCTCCATGTGGGCGAGCGGGCAGTGGGCCGCGCGCCGCTGGGGCAAGCGCCGACCGCTGATCGCGCTCCACCTGGTGCGCGCGGCCGGATTCGCCGTCCTCGCCCTCGCCGACAGCATTCCGCTGCTCGTCCTCGGAGTCGTACTGTTCGGCGTGTCGTCCTTCCCGGTGATTCCGCTGACCACCGGCGTGATCGCCGACCGCTTCGGTGCGGGGGCGATGGGCGGCATCCTCGGCTCCGCATGGCTGCTGCACCAGCTCGCCGCGGGCGCCGGAGTCTTCCTCGGCGGCCTGCTACGCCAGGCGACCGACTCCTACGCCGCCTCCTTCGCCAGCGGCGCCGTGGTGCTGCTGGTCGCAGCGGTGCTGGCGGCCACGATCCGCGAAGGACGGGCAGCCGATCCCGCCGAGGCACCGACCCCTGCCGCAAAGACCTGA
- a CDS encoding CGNR zinc finger domain-containing protein: MEASRGSPQLGTNVPLSGEPLALDLVNTTFIDGGLRGRLVDVLVEPLQLDRWLREHAEAFDPGLYATVSAARSTPDQLAAFRRLRQALRDCLEAVTADRVPPEDALAAVNRHARDAAHWSELLADAPVTAVRRWQTADSMRVAAGEIASNGMAVMTGSLRSRLRACQAPGCILFFVKSHPRREWCSPACGNRVRVARHGRRRRHDPDGRN; this comes from the coding sequence ATGGAGGCCAGTCGAGGATCCCCGCAGCTGGGTACGAACGTGCCGCTCAGCGGCGAACCGCTCGCCCTGGACCTGGTGAACACGACGTTCATCGACGGAGGGCTGCGCGGCCGGCTCGTCGACGTGCTCGTCGAACCACTCCAGCTGGACCGCTGGTTACGCGAGCACGCAGAGGCATTCGATCCGGGCCTGTATGCGACCGTGTCCGCCGCTCGCAGCACGCCGGACCAGCTCGCAGCGTTCCGCCGACTGCGGCAGGCGCTGCGCGACTGCCTGGAGGCGGTGACAGCCGACCGAGTCCCTCCGGAGGACGCCCTCGCCGCGGTCAACCGGCACGCCCGCGACGCCGCCCACTGGAGCGAACTCCTCGCCGACGCCCCCGTCACGGCGGTGCGCCGGTGGCAGACGGCCGACTCGATGCGGGTCGCCGCCGGAGAGATCGCCTCCAACGGCATGGCCGTGATGACCGGTTCCCTGCGGAGTCGGCTACGCGCGTGCCAGGCGCCCGGGTGCATTCTGTTCTTCGTGAAGTCACACCCCCGCCGGGAGTGGTGCAGCCCGGCCTGCGGGAACCGCGTGCGGGTGGCCCGGCACGGCCGGCGCCGACGCCATGACCCGGACGGCCGGAACTGA
- a CDS encoding PrgI family protein gives MSTTETGTRWRTQIPADIDRPAPLIAGLSARQLLLLAPLALAAWGLLWLLRPHLPLWALGLAVAPLVGTGVAVVAGHRDGLSLDALAWAGLRWWRAPKRRVGAPGGIRHLPAWAPTQGRHPALAPLRLPARAIGEDGTIDLGERHAVMVECSTLNLALASSGEQDAAIGAFAGVLHTLTEPAQILVRARRHDLTPLIDLLGQRAPALAHPDLEQAARDHAVWLARLQADRELLQRHLLLVLTATGSHGGGLAERAEDVTTQLGALGLRARVCNGEQVWAYLHDSLHPDPDPATHPGTDIAEEAM, from the coding sequence GTGAGCACGACCGAGACCGGGACCCGCTGGCGCACCCAGATCCCCGCCGACATCGACCGGCCCGCCCCCCTCATCGCCGGGCTCTCAGCCCGCCAACTCCTCCTGCTGGCCCCGCTGGCGCTGGCCGCCTGGGGGCTGCTGTGGCTGCTGCGCCCGCATCTGCCGCTGTGGGCCCTGGGCCTGGCCGTGGCCCCGCTCGTGGGCACCGGGGTGGCGGTGGTGGCCGGCCACCGCGACGGCCTCAGCCTGGATGCCCTGGCCTGGGCCGGACTGCGGTGGTGGCGCGCACCGAAACGCCGGGTGGGCGCCCCCGGCGGCATCCGGCACCTGCCCGCCTGGGCCCCGACACAGGGCCGCCACCCCGCCCTGGCGCCGCTGCGGCTGCCCGCCCGCGCCATCGGCGAGGACGGCACCATCGACCTGGGCGAGCGCCACGCGGTGATGGTGGAGTGCTCCACCCTCAACCTCGCCCTGGCCTCCTCCGGTGAGCAGGACGCCGCCATCGGCGCCTTCGCCGGCGTCCTGCACACCCTGACCGAGCCCGCCCAGATCCTGGTGCGCGCCCGGCGCCACGACCTCACCCCGCTCATCGACCTGCTGGGGCAGCGGGCGCCCGCGCTGGCCCACCCCGACCTGGAGCAGGCCGCCCGCGACCACGCCGTGTGGCTGGCCCGGCTGCAGGCCGACCGGGAGCTGCTGCAGCGCCACCTGCTGCTCGTGCTCACCGCCACCGGCTCCCACGGGGGCGGATTGGCGGAGCGCGCCGAGGACGTCACCACCCAACTCGGCGCGCTGGGCCTGCGGGCCCGGGTGTGCAACGGGGAGCAGGTGTGGGCCTACCTGCACGACAGCCTCCACCCCGACCCCGACCCCGCGACCCACCCCGGAACCGATATCGCCGAGGAGGCGATGTGA
- a CDS encoding biotin carboxylase N-terminal domain-containing protein — MHEPSPVGMVGPPLVFKAAYAGRGAVHVARSCRDAGIASAAVYAASDCAALHVTVLAEAHVLGEDSPVEVYLDEGRLIEGPAHSGADAVHPSCGFLSEFRSPYYHGSFMRLRRRNDRPGPCSTSGRDRTRPGMGSAR, encoded by the coding sequence ATGCATGAGCCTTCGCCCGTGGGGATGGTCGGCCCGCCACTGGTGTTCAAAGCGGCATACGCCGGGCGGGGCGCAGTGCATGTCGCCCGTTCCTGCCGGGACGCCGGGATCGCGAGCGCGGCGGTCTACGCCGCTTCCGACTGCGCCGCCCTGCACGTTACAGTGCTCGCTGAGGCCCACGTCCTCGGCGAGGATAGTCCCGTCGAGGTATACCTCGATGAGGGCAGGCTAATTGAGGGGCCAGCGCACTCTGGCGCCGATGCTGTGCACCCGAGTTGCGGGTTCCTATCCGAGTTCCGTAGCCCCTATTACCATGGATCTTTCATGAGGCTGCGCCGCCGAAATGACCGACCCGGTCCGTGCTCCACCAGCGGGCGGGATAGGACCCGTCCGGGTATGGGTTCAGCCCGATGA